The following proteins are co-located in the Streptomyces sp. NBC_00435 genome:
- a CDS encoding 2-oxoacid:acceptor oxidoreductase subunit alpha: MTSQVSSPAEQSDGAEGAVVGEQRTSPGPNGDTQGHGGGADGSGGHGGKEVRRLDRVIIRFAGDSGDGMQLTGDRFTSETASFGNDLSTLPNFPAEIRAPAGTLPGVSSFQLHFADHDILTPGDAPNVLVAMNPAALKANIGDVPRGAEIIVNTDEFTKRPMAKVGYETSPLEDGSLDAFNVHPVPLTTLTVEALKGFGLSRKEAERSKNMFALGLLSWMYHRPTEGTETFLRQKFAKKPDIAEANVTAFRAGWNFGETTEDFAVSYEVAPATRAFPAGTYRNISGNLALSYGLIAAGQQADLPLYLGSYPITPASDILHELSKHKNFGVRTFQAEDEIAGIGAALGAAFGGALAVTTTSGPGVALKSETIGLAVSLELPLLIVDIQRGGPSTGLPTKTEQADLLQAMYGRNGEAPVPIVAPRTPADCFDAALEAARIALTYRTPVFLLSDGYLANGSEPWRIPDVADLPDLKVQFASGPNHELADGTEVFWPYKRDPQTLARPWAVPGTPGLEHRIGGIEKQDGTGNISYDPANHEFMVRTRQAKIDGIRVPDLEVDDPDGARTLVIGWGSTYGPITAAVRRLRLAAVPVAQAHLRHLNPFPGNLGEVLKRYDKVVVPEMNLGQLATLLRAKYLVDAQSYNQVNGMPFKAEQLATHLKEAIND; the protein is encoded by the coding sequence GTGACCAGCCAGGTCAGTAGCCCAGCCGAACAGTCCGACGGGGCCGAAGGCGCGGTCGTCGGCGAGCAGCGGACGTCCCCGGGCCCGAACGGAGACACCCAGGGCCACGGCGGTGGCGCCGACGGCAGCGGCGGCCACGGTGGCAAGGAAGTACGCCGACTCGATCGGGTGATCATCCGCTTCGCGGGTGACTCCGGTGACGGCATGCAGCTCACCGGGGACCGTTTCACCTCGGAGACCGCGTCCTTCGGGAACGACCTCTCGACGCTGCCGAACTTCCCCGCCGAGATCCGGGCGCCCGCCGGCACCCTCCCCGGTGTGTCGAGCTTCCAGCTGCACTTCGCCGATCACGACATCCTGACGCCGGGCGACGCCCCGAACGTGCTGGTGGCGATGAACCCGGCGGCGCTGAAGGCCAACATCGGGGACGTACCGCGCGGCGCGGAGATCATCGTCAACACCGACGAGTTCACCAAGCGCCCGATGGCGAAGGTCGGCTACGAGACCTCCCCGCTGGAAGACGGCTCCCTGGACGCCTTCAACGTCCACCCGGTGCCGCTGACCACCCTCACGGTCGAGGCACTGAAGGGCTTCGGGCTCTCCCGCAAGGAGGCCGAGCGCAGCAAGAACATGTTCGCGCTGGGGCTGCTGTCCTGGATGTACCACCGGCCCACCGAGGGCACCGAGACCTTCCTGCGGCAGAAGTTCGCGAAGAAGCCCGACATCGCCGAGGCGAACGTCACCGCCTTCCGGGCCGGCTGGAACTTCGGCGAGACCACCGAGGACTTCGCCGTCTCCTACGAGGTGGCCCCGGCCACCCGCGCCTTCCCGGCCGGCACCTACCGCAACATCTCCGGGAACCTCGCCCTGTCCTACGGGCTGATCGCGGCGGGGCAGCAGGCCGATCTGCCGCTCTACCTGGGTTCGTACCCGATCACCCCGGCCTCGGACATCCTGCACGAGCTGAGCAAGCACAAGAACTTCGGCGTACGCACCTTCCAGGCCGAGGACGAGATCGCCGGGATCGGCGCGGCCCTGGGCGCGGCGTTCGGCGGCGCGCTCGCCGTGACCACCACCTCCGGCCCGGGCGTCGCGCTCAAGTCCGAGACGATCGGCCTCGCGGTCTCCCTGGAGCTGCCGCTGCTGATCGTGGACATCCAGCGCGGCGGCCCCTCCACGGGTCTGCCGACCAAGACGGAGCAGGCCGATCTGCTCCAGGCGATGTACGGGCGCAACGGCGAGGCCCCGGTCCCGATCGTGGCCCCGCGGACCCCGGCGGACTGCTTCGACGCGGCGCTGGAAGCCGCCCGGATCGCGCTGACGTACCGGACGCCGGTGTTCCTGCTCTCCGACGGGTACCTCGCCAACGGCTCCGAGCCGTGGCGCATCCCGGACGTGGCGGACCTGCCGGACCTGAAGGTGCAGTTCGCCTCCGGCCCGAACCACGAGCTCGCGGACGGCACCGAGGTCTTCTGGCCGTACAAGCGCGATCCGCAGACCCTGGCCCGCCCGTGGGCGGTCCCGGGCACGCCGGGTCTGGAGCACCGCATCGGCGGCATCGAGAAGCAGGACGGCACGGGCAACATCTCCTACGACCCGGCCAACCACGAGTTCATGGTCCGCACCCGCCAGGCCAAGATCGACGGCATCCGGGTCCCGGACCTGGAGGTCGACGACCCGGACGGCGCGCGGACCCTGGTCATCGGCTGGGGCTCGACGTACGGGCCGATCACGGCCGCGGTGCGCCGGCTGCGGCTCGCCGCCGTCCCCGTCGCACAGGCCCATCTGCGCCACCTCAACCCCTTCCCGGGGAATCTGGGCGAGGTCCTGAAGCGTTACGACAAGGTAGTGGTGCCGGAGATGAACCTCGGGCAGCTCGCGACCCTCCTGAGGGCCAAGTACCTGGTCGACGCACAGTCGTACAACCAGGTCAACGGCATGCCGTTCAAGGCCGAGCAGCTCGCCACCCATCTCAAGGAGGCCATCAATGACTGA
- a CDS encoding sensor histidine kinase, which yields MGSSAHSGSGFGRVLRAPLEGRTWREFGYLMLGLPLSTLYFSLAIAGVSVGAGLLVTFLGVPVLAGLLAMCRGFGRVERARVRGMLGHDIGEPEPVRARKAGAIAAMGALLKSGSAWRHVLYSVIHFPWAVFSFTVALVFWAYGWAMLLYPLWFWVFPAYTDQPGLQLFQNDDYTFYLDSPLAIALTCTAGLAFTLATPWVVRALTTVDRVLVAGLLGPSRLAHRVSELESDRGVMVDTAAADLRRIERDLHDGAQARLVALAMDLGLAKEKLAEDPRAAARMVDEAHGEVKIALQELRDLARGIHPAVLTDRGLDAALSSVASRCAVPVRVAVELPSRPAAAIEGIAYFTVSELLQNISKHARARTAGVDVWKSGDRLLIQVADDGLGGAAAVAGSGLAGLAERLDAVDGVLVVDSPAGGGTTVTAELPWRPAA from the coding sequence ATGGGCAGCAGCGCACACAGCGGCAGCGGTTTCGGCAGGGTGCTGCGGGCTCCCCTGGAGGGCCGGACCTGGCGGGAGTTCGGGTACCTGATGCTCGGGCTGCCGCTCAGCACGCTGTACTTCTCCCTCGCCATCGCCGGCGTCAGCGTCGGCGCCGGTCTGCTCGTCACCTTCCTCGGAGTCCCGGTCCTCGCGGGACTCCTCGCCATGTGCCGCGGGTTCGGCCGCGTGGAGCGGGCCCGGGTGCGCGGGATGCTGGGCCACGACATCGGCGAGCCGGAGCCGGTCCGGGCGAGGAAGGCGGGGGCGATCGCCGCCATGGGGGCCCTGCTCAAGAGCGGGAGCGCCTGGCGGCACGTGCTGTACTCCGTGATCCACTTCCCGTGGGCGGTGTTCAGCTTCACCGTGGCCCTGGTGTTCTGGGCCTACGGGTGGGCCATGCTGCTGTACCCCCTCTGGTTCTGGGTCTTCCCGGCGTACACCGACCAGCCCGGTCTGCAGCTCTTCCAGAACGACGACTACACCTTCTACCTGGACTCACCCCTGGCGATCGCGCTGACCTGCACGGCCGGGCTCGCGTTCACCCTCGCCACCCCCTGGGTCGTCCGCGCCCTGACCACCGTGGACCGGGTGCTCGTCGCCGGGCTGCTCGGCCCGTCCCGGCTCGCGCACCGGGTCAGCGAGCTGGAGTCGGACCGGGGGGTCATGGTCGACACCGCGGCCGCCGATCTGCGGCGCATCGAGCGGGACCTGCACGACGGTGCCCAGGCCCGGCTGGTGGCGCTGGCCATGGACCTGGGCCTGGCGAAGGAGAAGCTGGCCGAGGACCCGCGGGCCGCGGCCCGCATGGTGGACGAGGCACACGGCGAGGTGAAGATCGCCCTACAGGAGCTGCGCGACCTGGCCCGCGGGATCCACCCGGCCGTCCTGACCGACCGGGGGCTGGACGCGGCCCTGTCCTCGGTGGCCTCGCGGTGCGCCGTGCCGGTACGGGTGGCCGTGGAGCTGCCCTCGCGCCCGGCGGCGGCGATCGAGGGGATCGCGTACTTCACCGTCTCGGAGCTGCTCCAGAACATCAGCAAGCACGCGCGGGCCCGTACGGCCGGTGTCGACGTGTGGAAGTCCGGCGACCGGCTGCTGATCCAGGTCGCCGACGACGGGCTGGGCGGGGCCGCCGCCGTGGCCGGATCGGGGCTGGCGGGACTCGCCGAGCGGCTCGACGCGGTGGACGGGGTCCTGGTCGTGGACTCCCCCGCCGGCGGCGGCACCACCGTGACCGCCGAGCTCCCCTGGCGCCCCGCCGCCTGA
- a CDS encoding response regulator transcription factor, with product MRVVIAEDSVLLREGLTRLLTDRGHDVVAGVGDAEALIKTVADLAGQNALPDVVVADVRMPPTHTDEGVRAAVRLRRDHPGIGVLVLSQYVEEQYATELLAGSSTGVGYLLKDRVADVREFLDAVVRVARGGTALDPEVVAQLLGRSRKQDVLAGLTPREREVLGLMAEGRTNSAVAKQLVVSDGAVEKHVSNIFMKLGLSPSDGDHRRVLAVLTYLRS from the coding sequence GTGCGAGTGGTCATCGCCGAGGATTCAGTGCTGCTGCGTGAGGGCCTGACCCGGTTGCTGACCGACCGGGGGCATGACGTCGTCGCAGGCGTCGGGGACGCGGAAGCCCTGATCAAGACGGTGGCGGACCTGGCGGGGCAGAACGCGCTGCCGGACGTGGTGGTGGCCGATGTACGGATGCCGCCGACGCACACCGACGAAGGCGTACGGGCCGCTGTGCGGCTGCGGCGCGACCACCCCGGCATAGGCGTGCTGGTGCTGTCGCAGTACGTGGAGGAGCAGTACGCCACCGAACTGCTGGCCGGTTCCAGTACCGGTGTGGGGTACCTGCTCAAGGACCGGGTGGCCGACGTACGGGAATTCCTGGACGCCGTCGTCCGCGTGGCCCGGGGCGGTACCGCCCTGGACCCGGAGGTCGTGGCGCAGCTGCTCGGCCGCAGCCGCAAGCAGGACGTACTGGCGGGGCTGACCCCGCGCGAGCGCGAGGTGCTCGGGCTGATGGCCGAGGGGCGGACCAATTCCGCCGTGGCCAAACAGCTCGTGGTGAGTGACGGCGCGGTGGAGAAGCACGTCAGCAACATCTTCATGAAGCTGGGCCTGTCACCGAGTGACGGGGATCACCGGCGCGTGCTGGCCGTCCTCACCTACCTAAGATCTTGA